In Streptomyces paludis, the genomic stretch CCGAGCCGCTGGGCGCGTACCCGGCGATCGGCAAACTGGTGCTGTCGAAGTACGCGTCGGTGCTGGGCATCAGCACCCAGCCGCAGGGGGCGCCCGCGCACTGAACCCGGGGATGCGCGGCCGGGGATGCGTGAACAGCCGGGACAGGGCCCGTACGGGGAGCGATCGCTTCCCGTACGGGCCCTTCCGTATGCCCGTCGCGCCTCACCCTTTCGGCTGATGGGCGGTGGGCTGTGGGGGTTATCCGTGGGGGTGCTGGTCCGTGCGGGGCGTGCGGTGTGTCAGGTGGTGGTGCAGTTGCCGATGGTGGGGGGTTGGGTGTTGCCGTTGGTCATGATGGTGAAGCCGAAGGTGGTGGAGGCGCCGGGGGCGAGGGTGCCGTTGCCCGCGGGTTTCATGGTCATGATGTTGCCGGTGGTATCCCAGGTGGGGGTGCCGTTCCAGGTGGTGGAGATTTTCTGGGGGGAGCGGACGGTGACGGTGGTGGTCCAGGTGGTGATCGCGGTGGTGCCGGCGGTGATGGTGACCTCGCCGTTGAAGCGGTCGGCCCAGGAAGTGCCGGCCCGGTAGGTCGCCGTACAGGTCGCACCGCCCCCGCCGCCACCGCCGCCGCCCGACGAGCCGGCGAGGCCGAAGAAGGCGATGGCCTCGGCGGCCATGCCGGACTGGGGCAGGTCATGGCCGCCGCCCTGGACGCTGATGGCCTCGACCGGGGCCTGCGCGCCGGTGGCGCCGTAGCGGGTACGGATCCGGTTGGCCTGCGGGTAGTCCGTGGCGGCGGGTGTCTGGCTCACCCCGAGGACATTGGTCCACTGCTTGATCTCTTCGCCGAAGTTGTTGTAGTGGAGCGTGCCGTCGTTGGTGCCGTGCCACAGCTGCATGCGCGGGCGCGCGCCGGTGTAGCCCGGGTGGCCGGAGCGGGCGAGGTCGCCCCACGCCTGCGGGGTCCTGCTGATCTGGCCGTTGGCGCAGGCGCTGTTCCAGCCGGAACCGTCCGTGGTGGCGAAGCAGCCGAAGGGCACGCCCGCGAAGGCGGCGCCGGCCTTGAAGACGTCCGGGTAGTCGCCCAGCAGGACGTTGGTCATCATCGCGCCGGACGAGGCGCCGGTGACGTACACCCGGTCGGGGTCGCCGCCGTAGCGCTGCTGCGCGTAGGTGACCATCGACATGATGCCGACGGGGTCGCTGCCGCCGCCCCGCCGGAGGGCCCCCGGGGAGGACACGTCGTAACAGCCGCCGGAGCGGGTCGCGGTGGGGTAGATGACGAGGAAGCCGTACCGGTCGGCGAGCGAGGCGAACTCGGTGCCCGCGTAGAAGCCCGGACCCGTCCCCGTGCAGTAGTGGATCGCCACCACGATCGCCGGGCGGGCGGGGGCGCTGTCGGGTACGTACACGTGCATCCGCAGATTGCTCGGGTTGGTGCCGAATCCGGTGACCTCGGTGAGGGACGCGGCCGAGGCGGTGGGGGCCGAGACGGTGTTCAGCAGCAGCGCCGCCAGCAGTGGCAGGACCGCCGTGAGCAGGGTGGTCGCCAATGTGCGTGGCTTTCTGGACGCGGGCATGGGTTTCCCTTCCCGGGACTACGAAAGTTTCGCCACTTGTGCGAGAGATTTCGGGAACCGTAGGGCTGTCCCGAGGGGGCGTCAAGGGTTCCGGACGTCACCCACCGGAGTCCGCCGGACCGCTCGCGACCGTATGCCGTCCGCGCGCCGTTCACACCGGCGGCGCGCACCTCGCCGGAGCTGGAATTTCCCTCAACTGCCTTTGACCAGAGGTCGACTGACAGAACATCACCAGTTGACTGATCGTCCATACATTTCGAAGACTTTTCGGAAATACGTCGTTGACGTAAGGCGGCCCCGGCGCAACACTCGTCAGCAATCCTCTCCCCCACACACCCACCGAGGTCGCGATGAACACACACGCACACACCACCAACGGCCGCGCTCCGGACCGGAGTCCGCGCCGGAGCCGCCTCCGCGCACCGCTCGCGGCGGCCCTGGCCGGGCTGGTCGCCACGGGCAGCCTGATCGCCCTGGCGGGCACCGCGCAGGCCGCCAGTACGCTCGGGGCCTCGGCCGCGGCCTCGGGCCGGTACTTCGGTACGGCGGTCGCGGCGAACCACCTCGGCGAATCGGGGTATGTCTCCACCCTGAACACCGAGTTCAACTCCGTGACCGCCGAGAACGAGATGAAGTGGGACGCCACCGAGCCCTCCCGGGGCTCCTTCACCTTCGGCGGCGCCGACCAGGTCGTCAACCACGCGCGGGGCCAGGGCATGCGGGTCCGCGGCCACACGCTCGTCTGGCACTCGCAACTGCCGAACTGGGTCGGACAGTTGGCCACCGCCGATCTGCGGACCGCCATGAACAACCACATCACCCAGCTCATGAACCGCTACAAGGGCCAGATCCACTCCTGGGACGTGGTCAACGAGGCGTTCCAGGACGGCGGCAGCGGCGCCCGCCGCAGCTCGCCCTTCCAGGACAAGCTCGGCGCCGGCTTCATCGAGGAGGCGTTCCGCACCGCCCGCGCCACCGACCCCAA encodes the following:
- a CDS encoding extracellular catalytic domain type 1 short-chain-length polyhydroxyalkanoate depolymerase — encoded protein: MPASRKPRTLATTLLTAVLPLLAALLLNTVSAPTASAASLTEVTGFGTNPSNLRMHVYVPDSAPARPAIVVAIHYCTGTGPGFYAGTEFASLADRYGFLVIYPTATRSGGCYDVSSPGALRRGGGSDPVGIMSMVTYAQQRYGGDPDRVYVTGASSGAMMTNVLLGDYPDVFKAGAAFAGVPFGCFATTDGSGWNSACANGQISRTPQAWGDLARSGHPGYTGARPRMQLWHGTNDGTLHYNNFGEEIKQWTNVLGVSQTPAATDYPQANRIRTRYGATGAQAPVEAISVQGGGHDLPQSGMAAEAIAFFGLAGSSGGGGGGGGGATCTATYRAGTSWADRFNGEVTITAGTTAITTWTTTVTVRSPQKISTTWNGTPTWDTTGNIMTMKPAGNGTLAPGASTTFGFTIMTNGNTQPPTIGNCTTT